From the Candidatus Poribacteria bacterium genome, one window contains:
- a CDS encoding tetratricopeptide repeat protein, with the protein MKIRTLQIYLVITLIVFAFILLNTATALEDSHSENADYFDYITLFSQGRITRFTEMPIRVYISPVLKESPYLPEIRYAMQTWHTVSEGNVHFEETETPQNADIRVSWGYTGLLADFQDTRLGSAELTRLKDNVQIGTFSNGLEVGSATAVEDRSTETGHEISFTVEVILMLEGYGTVGELSQEEMRTVCVHEFGHAIGLWGHSPHPGDICYPTATAQQPSARDIATLRKLYNTPLNTPQHEVAIKVLKTEIEQKPYSDPQTQLRAHYLLGAIYFDKGDTVSAIDSFQTCRRLDAKFRPAIEKLIQTYHETGETHEAISLLEKRITQKPSPADYNTLGIFYYEKKNAEKAIQAFEKALHIAPYHKAARRNLHQLLRAKGFKALASKDFETAATAFERVLQMEPLDAPTYQLMGNGYAQAGQFEKAIGYYQKAIDLNPVDALTQQNFAHCYNNYGVSLRNRGKWDEAIDAYRKALRLMPTLQIARTNLSDAFTRKANAHSEADELDEAVVAYLELQKLHPNEMHIRNLLGELYLKKGDYADALSVFQHVYNVNPNADHALHNLIAAYHHYARSLSDAGEYTTAIQLLEEALRLTPTDLNLRLSLANAYQGAEDYERAATEISRVLAQSPENLQAKEEQINLKIRRGNALMRQRQYTDALAEFEAIPASARDIEIYNTIGYLHLVEGEHTKAFAGFETVLRKDPINMPAFRNLLSLESQLIRERGNKMREDTLVEVRCLLAIALMHRKQTSAAVEKYQLALNSVKRSGTSEETDSRVIETGRHLAKWFQQHGDAENREMILDWVEEHSGN; encoded by the coding sequence GTGAAAATCAGAACTTTACAAATCTATCTTGTTATTACCCTAATAGTTTTTGCTTTTATACTTCTCAATACCGCAACAGCGCTGGAAGACTCCCACTCGGAGAACGCGGACTATTTTGACTACATTACGCTTTTCTCTCAGGGACGGATCACGCGTTTTACAGAGATGCCGATCCGGGTATACATCTCCCCTGTTCTGAAAGAGAGTCCGTATCTACCTGAAATCCGATACGCGATGCAAACATGGCACACCGTCAGTGAAGGCAACGTCCATTTTGAAGAAACTGAAACACCTCAGAACGCAGATATCCGTGTGAGTTGGGGCTACACCGGTCTCCTCGCCGATTTCCAAGATACGAGACTCGGCAGTGCAGAGTTAACACGCCTCAAAGATAACGTCCAAATCGGCACCTTTTCTAACGGATTAGAAGTAGGTTCTGCCACTGCAGTTGAAGACCGATCAACCGAAACAGGACACGAGATCAGTTTTACAGTAGAAGTTATCCTCATGTTAGAAGGTTACGGAACTGTCGGGGAACTGTCCCAGGAAGAGATGCGAACAGTTTGCGTCCACGAATTCGGACACGCAATCGGCTTGTGGGGACACAGTCCGCATCCGGGAGACATCTGTTATCCGACAGCAACGGCACAACAGCCATCTGCGCGCGATATAGCGACGCTACGTAAACTCTATAACACACCGCTTAATACACCACAACACGAGGTCGCTATCAAGGTCCTGAAAACCGAGATTGAACAGAAACCGTATTCCGATCCTCAAACACAACTGCGGGCACACTATCTACTCGGAGCCATCTACTTCGACAAAGGTGATACCGTATCTGCAATCGACAGTTTTCAAACTTGTAGGCGGTTAGACGCCAAGTTTCGACCTGCCATAGAAAAACTGATCCAAACTTACCATGAAACAGGCGAAACACATGAAGCGATCAGTCTTCTTGAGAAACGGATAACCCAGAAACCGTCGCCAGCGGATTACAACACGCTCGGTATCTTCTATTACGAGAAAAAAAATGCTGAGAAAGCGATCCAAGCGTTTGAAAAAGCACTTCACATCGCACCGTATCACAAAGCCGCACGGCGAAATCTACATCAACTCCTCCGAGCCAAAGGATTCAAAGCACTGGCATCAAAAGATTTTGAGACCGCCGCCACCGCATTTGAAAGGGTGCTACAGATGGAACCTCTTGACGCGCCTACCTATCAACTCATGGGCAACGGATACGCCCAAGCGGGTCAATTTGAAAAGGCTATCGGCTACTATCAGAAAGCGATCGACCTTAATCCCGTCGATGCCCTGACACAGCAAAACTTTGCACACTGCTATAACAATTACGGTGTATCGCTACGAAACCGTGGAAAATGGGACGAAGCGATCGATGCTTATCGTAAAGCTTTACGACTGATGCCGACGCTCCAAATCGCTCGAACTAACCTAAGCGACGCATTTACCCGAAAGGCGAACGCACATAGTGAAGCAGACGAATTAGATGAAGCCGTGGTGGCGTATCTCGAACTACAGAAACTCCATCCAAACGAAATGCATATCCGTAATTTGCTTGGAGAATTATATCTGAAAAAAGGCGACTATGCCGATGCGTTGTCGGTATTTCAGCACGTTTATAACGTCAATCCTAATGCTGATCACGCCTTACATAACCTCATTGCAGCCTATCATCACTATGCGCGAAGCCTCAGCGATGCGGGAGAGTACACAACAGCGATCCAACTGCTTGAAGAGGCACTCCGTCTTACACCTACGGATCTGAATTTAAGGTTGAGCCTGGCGAACGCATACCAAGGTGCTGAAGACTATGAACGTGCTGCTACGGAAATATCGCGCGTTTTGGCACAATCACCAGAAAATCTACAGGCAAAAGAGGAACAGATTAACCTGAAAATCCGACGTGGTAACGCGCTCATGCGGCAACGGCAGTACACTGACGCACTCGCTGAATTTGAGGCGATTCCCGCATCTGCGCGCGACATTGAGATTTACAACACTATCGGTTACTTACACCTTGTGGAAGGTGAACATACGAAAGCGTTCGCTGGCTTTGAAACCGTCCTGCGGAAAGACCCGATTAACATGCCTGCCTTCAGGAATCTGCTGTCGTTAGAATCCCAGTTGATTCGCGAACGTGGCAATAAAATGAGAGAGGATACTCTCGTCGAGGTCCGATGCCTCCTTGCTATCGCCTTGATGCATCGAAAACAGACATCTGCAGCGGTCGAAAAATATCAACTCGCGCTGAATTCTGTCAAAAGATCTGGCACCTCTGAAGAGACGGATTCACGCGTTATTGAGACGGGTAGACACCTCGCCAAGTGGTTCCAGCAACACGGGGACGCTGAAAATCGAGAAATGATTCTCGATTGGGTCGAAGAGCACAGCGGTAACTGA